In Campylobacter anatolicus, one DNA window encodes the following:
- a CDS encoding mannose-1-phosphate guanylyltransferase/mannose-6-phosphate isomerase: MTNLILCGGSGTRLWPISRMLMPKQFIKLFDNKSLFQLTIDRNIKLCEQILIVSNAEHYFLSLEQIEESGVTQARYLLEPIGKNTAPAIALACMALDKDEIVFVTPSDHFIKNKKEYENVVNQSKNLAHSGCLVVFGIKPTYANTGFGYIQSSGENVISFHEKPSLEQAQKYLLDGNYQWNSGMFMFKAGVFLDELKIHSPQIYNASLKAFNNSSKGDMVRIKTADMLNIPEDSIDYAVMEKSTNVKIVHSDIGWSDLGSFDALYDELPKDESGNTINKHHISINSTNNLIFGSDRKIATIDINECIVIDTKDALLLCKKGSSQKVKQVINKIKDTELSNIHLTVNRPWGSYTVLEDGDGYKIKRIVVKPGKRLSLQKHFHRNEHWIVISGTATVTVDNNTFLLRENESTYIKMGEVHRLSNDGKIPAVLIEVQVGKYTGEDDIIRIEDDFNR, encoded by the coding sequence ATGACAAATTTAATACTTTGTGGCGGTAGTGGCACTAGACTTTGGCCTATCAGTAGGATGCTTATGCCAAAGCAGTTTATAAAGCTATTTGATAACAAATCACTTTTTCAGCTTACTATTGATAGAAATATAAAATTATGCGAACAAATTTTGATAGTTTCTAATGCCGAACACTATTTTCTGTCTTTAGAACAAATTGAAGAGAGTGGTGTAACTCAAGCAAGATACCTTTTAGAGCCAATTGGTAAAAACACAGCACCAGCAATAGCCCTAGCTTGTATGGCTTTAGATAAAGATGAGATAGTCTTTGTTACGCCATCGGATCATTTTATAAAAAATAAAAAAGAGTATGAAAATGTAGTAAATCAAAGTAAAAATTTGGCACACAGTGGATGCCTTGTAGTATTTGGTATAAAGCCAACATATGCAAATACTGGCTTTGGTTACATACAAAGTAGTGGTGAAAACGTAATATCCTTTCACGAAAAGCCAAGCTTAGAGCAAGCTCAAAAATATCTTTTAGATGGCAACTATCAATGGAATAGCGGTATGTTTATGTTTAAAGCAGGAGTGTTTTTAGATGAGCTAAAAATTCATTCACCACAAATTTATAATGCTTCGCTAAAAGCTTTTAATAACTCAAGCAAAGGCGATATGGTTCGTATTAAGACCGCAGATATGCTAAACATACCAGAGGATAGTATAGATTATGCAGTAATGGAAAAGTCTACAAATGTTAAGATAGTTCATTCTGATATCGGTTGGAGCGATCTTGGTAGCTTTGATGCTTTGTATGATGAGCTACCTAAAGATGAAAGTGGCAATACCATAAATAAGCACCATATATCTATAAATTCTACAAATAATTTAATCTTTGGTTCCGATAGAAAGATAGCTACTATCGATATAAACGAATGTATCGTGATAGATACTAAAGACGCTCTTTTGCTTTGCAAAAAAGGCTCAAGTCAAAAGGTAAAGCAAGTTATAAACAAGATAAAAGATACTGAGCTATCAAACATACATCTAACTGTCAATCGCCCTTGGGGTAGTTACACAGTTTTAGAAGATGGTGATGGCTATAAGATAAAACGCATAGTAGTAAAACCCGGTAAAAGACTATCTTTGCAAAAACACTTTCATAGAAATGAACATTGGATAGTTATCTCTGGAACAGCCACTGTTACGGTTGATAATAATACGTTTTTGCTAAGAGAAAACGAATCAACATATATAAAAATGGGCGAAGTCCATCGTCTGTCAAATGATGGTAAGATACCTGCGGTTCTTATAGAAGTACAGGTGGGAAAATATACAGGCGAAGATGATATAATAAGAATTGAAGATGATTTTAATAGATAA
- the flgG gene encoding flagellar basal-body rod protein FlgG produces the protein MMRSIYSAATGMIAQQTQIDVTSHNIANVNTYGYKKNRAEFADLMYQVMEYAGTATSQTTTSPTGIEVGLGVRPTAINKIFSQGYFKETGNNLDIVIAGDGFFQIQLPDGTTAYTRNGAFKLDSEGTIVNSDGYQLIPQIVVPANATQISIGTDGTVSVLQAGEQEMNQIGQIELANFINPAGLHSMGDNNYLETGASGNVVVGVAGLDGLGTIRQGFVEMSNVQLVEEMTDLITGQRAYEANSKAITTSDAMLEIVNGLKR, from the coding sequence ATGATGAGATCAATTTATTCTGCAGCGACTGGTATGATCGCTCAGCAGACGCAAATAGACGTTACTTCACACAATATTGCAAACGTAAATACTTATGGATATAAGAAAAACAGAGCCGAGTTCGCTGATCTTATGTATCAGGTTATGGAGTATGCAGGGACAGCGACTAGTCAGACTACGACAAGTCCGACCGGCATTGAGGTGGGTCTGGGTGTGCGACCGACAGCAATAAATAAAATTTTCTCGCAAGGATATTTTAAAGAGACTGGCAATAACCTTGATATAGTCATCGCTGGAGACGGCTTTTTTCAAATTCAGCTACCAGATGGCACAACGGCATATACAAGAAATGGAGCATTTAAGCTTGATAGCGAAGGAACGATAGTAAATTCTGATGGTTATCAGCTTATACCGCAGATCGTAGTCCCTGCAAATGCCACTCAGATCTCAATAGGCACAGATGGAACGGTTTCAGTGCTTCAAGCTGGCGAGCAGGAGATGAATCAGATTGGGCAGATTGAATTAGCAAATTTTATAAATCCAGCCGGACTTCACTCAATGGGAGACAATAACTACCTTGAAACTGGTGCAAGTGGCAATGTGGTTGTAGGTGTGGCTGGACTTGATGGGCTTGGCACAATCCGTCAAGGCTTTGTAGAGATGAGTAACGTTCAGCTAGTCGAGGAGATGACTGATCTTATCACAGGACAAAGGGCGTATGAAGCCAACTCAAAGGCTATTACAACAAGTGATGCGATGCTTGAGATAGTAAATGGACTTAAAAGGTAA
- a CDS encoding amino acid ABC transporter permease, with the protein MDFEFIAEFAPMFVTATILTLKLAFFGIVLSLVVGLFCMIIKFYHIKALTPLINGYIELSRNTPLLIQLFFLYYGLPKLGVHISSFSCAVIGLAFLGGSYMAESFRLGFEAVKRSQIEAGLSIGLDKAQLLRYIILPQAFSVAIPSISANVIFLLKETSIVSIVALADLVYVAKDLIGLYYKTDEALFMLVVSYLIIILPISLALTLWEKGVRIGRS; encoded by the coding sequence TTGGATTTTGAATTTATTGCTGAGTTTGCTCCAATGTTTGTTACTGCGACTATTTTGACGCTTAAACTAGCTTTTTTTGGCATCGTATTATCACTTGTTGTCGGACTATTTTGTATGATTATTAAATTTTATCATATAAAGGCACTTACACCACTAATAAACGGTTACATAGAACTTTCACGCAATACTCCACTACTTATCCAACTATTTTTTCTATACTATGGGCTACCAAAACTCGGCGTTCATATTAGCTCATTTTCCTGTGCAGTCATTGGGCTTGCGTTTTTAGGTGGTAGTTATATGGCTGAGAGTTTTCGACTAGGCTTTGAAGCAGTTAAACGCTCACAGATAGAGGCTGGACTAAGTATCGGGTTAGATAAAGCTCAGCTGCTACGTTATATTATCTTGCCACAAGCTTTTAGTGTCGCTATACCTTCCATCTCGGCAAACGTGATATTTTTACTCAAGGAGACATCTATCGTTAGCATAGTCGCTCTTGCCGATCTTGTATATGTCGCAAAAGATCTCATTGGGCTTTATTATAAGACAGATGAAGCTTTATTTATGCTGGTTGTGAGCTATCTTATCATCATCTTGCCGATCTCGTTAGCTCTTACTTTGTGGGAGAAAGGGGTGCGTATTGGACGGAGTTAG
- a CDS encoding flagellar hook-basal body protein: protein MQNGYYQATAGMVTQFNRLDVISNNLANVNTIGFKRNDVVIGDFIRIFKETQDELPLKNHTKDAAKFLNRTLDRVPQVSEEYTDFSTGGIKYSSNNLDFALKREDIFFLVDTPSGVRLTKNGSFSLDEDGFIVSKEGYRILPNNYETLAQQQRGIQLPQGERFTVDKNGNIYSNEDQISKFYMAQVREIRDLKKIGDNLYELKNLADMQDVNDADMLLQGYTQMSNVNPVREMVALIETQRLVDMYQKVMTSHMTDLNQDAIQKLAVRA, encoded by the coding sequence ATGCAAAACGGCTATTATCAAGCAACTGCTGGTATGGTTACTCAGTTTAATCGACTTGATGTTATCTCAAATAATCTTGCAAATGTGAATACAATCGGCTTTAAAAGAAATGATGTTGTCATTGGCGATTTTATACGGATTTTTAAAGAGACTCAAGATGAATTACCACTAAAAAATCATACAAAAGATGCAGCTAAATTTCTAAATAGAACGCTAGATCGTGTGCCACAAGTAAGCGAAGAGTATACTGACTTTAGCACAGGTGGTATAAAATACAGCTCAAATAATCTTGACTTTGCGTTAAAAAGAGAGGATATATTTTTCTTAGTTGATACACCAAGCGGTGTACGTTTGACTAAAAACGGCTCATTTAGCCTTGATGAGGATGGATTTATTGTAAGCAAAGAGGGCTATAGGATACTGCCAAATAACTACGAGACATTAGCACAGCAGCAGCGTGGCATACAGTTGCCGCAAGGTGAGCGGTTTACTGTGGATAAAAATGGCAATATCTATTCAAACGAAGATCAGATAAGTAAATTTTATATGGCACAGGTGCGTGAGATACGCGATCTTAAAAAGATAGGTGATAACTTATATGAGCTTAAAAACTTAGCTGATATGCAAGATGTAAATGACGCTGATATGCTACTACAAGGCTATACGCAGATGTCAAATGTCAATCCGGTTCGTGAAATGGTAGCCCTTATAGAGACGCAACGCCTTGTGGATATGTATCAAAAGGTAATGACAAGTCATATGACCGATCTAAACCAAGATGCGATACAAAAACTTGCAGTTAGAGCATAA
- a CDS encoding sugar transferase, whose translation MNKSLSFFILLLVDMLFVSACIVLSVITRNVIQDYNFFQDIFRYANLMLIQSVVIFLFIYQGIYTRRYDFWHESGIIVKSCLLGLLISLAVLALIKINYDYSRMVFVLSFIFMMFFLPISKFMLKKWLFRFGIWRKRAKVLGESGDFELEIFTNHYLGYVRAKDKDYDSLFIGSSSLKQETLNELIEQNIRANKEIIFIPMLRSYDFTQAHIYTLFDSRTNLFAIQNSLKSKFNMALKRLLDIGLIVLALPILVPVFLIIMGIIKFKEPSGRIFFSHERMGLNGKHFGCLKFRSMIENSGQILKDYLDKNPQEIEHFEKYHKYENDPRITAFGNFIRKTSLDELPQLINVLKGEMSIVGPRPCAEYERKDMGKYAELILAVRPGMTGLSQVSGRSNVDFETRAQMDAWYMKNWSIWNDIIIIIKTFKVVLKQDGAS comes from the coding sequence ATGAATAAAAGTCTATCTTTTTTTATTTTGCTATTAGTTGATATGCTATTTGTATCGGCGTGTATCGTTTTAAGTGTGATTACTAGAAATGTTATTCAAGATTATAATTTTTTTCAAGACATTTTTAGATACGCAAACCTTATGCTAATACAATCAGTTGTTATATTTTTATTTATATACCAAGGTATCTACACTAGGCGGTATGATTTTTGGCACGAGAGTGGTATTATTGTTAAGAGCTGTCTTTTGGGACTTTTGATAAGTTTAGCTGTTTTAGCCTTGATTAAGATTAATTATGATTACTCAAGAATGGTATTTGTTCTAAGCTTTATTTTTATGATGTTTTTTTTACCAATTTCTAAATTTATGCTTAAAAAATGGCTTTTTAGATTTGGTATATGGAGAAAAAGAGCTAAAGTGCTTGGTGAGAGTGGTGATTTTGAGCTTGAAATTTTTACTAATCACTATCTGGGCTATGTAAGAGCTAAAGACAAAGACTATGACTCTCTTTTTATAGGTAGTAGCTCACTTAAACAAGAGACTTTAAATGAGCTTATAGAGCAAAATATAAGGGCAAATAAGGAGATTATATTTATTCCAATGCTTCGTTCATATGACTTTACTCAGGCACATATTTACACACTTTTTGATTCACGGACAAATCTCTTTGCTATACAGAACTCGCTAAAGAGCAAATTTAATATGGCATTAAAAAGGCTTTTAGATATAGGGTTGATTGTTTTAGCTTTACCTATTTTGGTGCCAGTATTTTTAATAATAATGGGGATAATAAAATTTAAAGAGCCTAGTGGCAGGATATTTTTCTCACATGAGAGAATGGGGCTAAATGGTAAGCATTTTGGCTGTTTAAAATTTAGATCAATGATAGAAAATAGCGGACAAATTTTAAAAGATTACTTAGATAAGAATCCACAAGAGATAGAGCATTTTGAAAAGTATCATAAGTATGAAAATGACCCACGCATTACGGCATTTGGAAATTTTATACGCAAGACATCGCTTGATGAGTTGCCACAACTTATCAATGTCTTAAAAGGTGAGATGAGTATAGTTGGTCCTCGCCCTTGTGCCGAGTATGAGAGAAAGGATATGGGTAAGTATGCTGAGTTAATCTTAGCTGTTCGTCCTGGTATGACTGGTTTATCGCAGGTAAGTGGCAGAAGTAATGTTGATTTTGAAACTAGAGCTCAAATGGACGCTTGGTATATGAAAAACTGGAGCATATGGAATGATATAATCATAATTATAAAGACATTTAAGGTTGTCTTAAAACAAGATGGTGCAAGTTAA
- the rpoD gene encoding RNA polymerase sigma factor RpoD: protein MSAAKEQLAKIDELFAENAKGFVTYEKLVKLLDKTPTATIIKNIETLAKKHKVELISAAEISKMRNIADAKKRLENSQKAHDTNLEDEFDLAGDTDFLEWSRSDSPVRMYLREMGQIALLTKDEEIEISKKIELGEDIIIDAFCSVPFLIDFILEYKEPLINRERRVKELFKSFEDENDDEENDDEELEGDEELDDEEIKPKKSIKNDKRTEKVMESFKALEKAKKEWLKTANKQEKIEADDLTSKINIAFKKKILKEKLMDLGPTSKLISEIVKSMETVLKSDDEFDRELKRLEYRLPMFSDELKKNHKGILKDILKLNKEEIAARVPEATMVSTYVEIKKLFQTKEASKQGFDLEPARLKAILEQIKRGKKISDEAKGRMAKSNLRLVVSIAKRYTNRGLPFLDLIQEGNIGLMKAVDKFEYRKGYKFSTYATWWIRQAISRAIADQARTIRIPIHMIETINRINKINRKYMQEEGKEPDVSIIAKEVGLSVDKVKQVIKITKEPISLEAPIANEEDGKFGDFVEDKSSLSPMDQILKSDLREQIDDVLSQLNDREKAVICMRFGLLDDESDRTLEEIGKALNVTRERVRQIESSAIKKLKHPKVGRKLKNYIEG from the coding sequence ATGAGTGCAGCAAAAGAACAACTAGCTAAGATAGACGAGCTTTTTGCCGAAAATGCAAAGGGTTTTGTAACATATGAAAAACTTGTAAAATTATTAGACAAAACTCCTACTGCAACGATCATTAAAAACATAGAAACATTAGCTAAAAAGCACAAAGTCGAGCTAATAAGTGCAGCCGAAATTTCCAAAATGCGCAACATAGCTGACGCTAAAAAACGCCTTGAAAATAGCCAAAAAGCACATGATACAAATTTAGAAGACGAATTTGATCTAGCTGGAGATACCGACTTTTTAGAGTGGTCAAGGTCCGATAGTCCTGTAAGAATGTATCTACGTGAGATGGGGCAGATAGCACTTTTAACAAAAGATGAAGAGATTGAGATAAGTAAAAAGATAGAACTTGGCGAAGATATCATTATAGATGCATTTTGTTCAGTGCCATTTTTGATAGATTTTATACTTGAATATAAAGAGCCACTTATAAATCGTGAAAGACGTGTTAAAGAGCTATTTAAAAGCTTTGAAGATGAAAATGACGATGAAGAAAATGATGATGAAGAGCTTGAAGGAGATGAAGAGCTTGACGATGAGGAGATAAAACCTAAAAAATCTATAAAAAATGATAAACGTACTGAAAAAGTTATGGAAAGCTTCAAAGCTCTTGAAAAGGCAAAAAAAGAGTGGCTAAAAACAGCCAATAAACAAGAAAAAATAGAAGCCGATGATCTAACATCGAAGATAAACATTGCTTTTAAAAAGAAAATTTTAAAAGAGAAACTTATGGATCTAGGCCCAACAAGCAAACTCATAAGCGAGATTGTAAAATCAATGGAAACGGTGCTAAAAAGCGATGATGAGTTTGACAGAGAGCTAAAACGCCTTGAATATCGCCTTCCTATGTTTAGCGATGAGCTTAAGAAAAATCATAAAGGCATACTTAAAGATATACTAAAGTTAAATAAAGAAGAGATTGCCGCTCGTGTGCCAGAAGCTACAATGGTATCTACATATGTTGAGATAAAAAAGCTATTTCAAACTAAAGAGGCTAGTAAGCAAGGCTTTGATCTAGAGCCAGCTCGCCTAAAAGCGATCCTTGAGCAGATCAAACGTGGTAAGAAAATTTCAGATGAAGCAAAAGGCAGGATGGCAAAGTCGAATTTACGTCTAGTAGTAAGCATAGCTAAACGCTATACTAACCGCGGTTTACCATTTTTAGATCTTATCCAAGAGGGCAATATAGGACTTATGAAAGCTGTGGATAAATTTGAATACCGCAAAGGATACAAATTCTCCACTTACGCAACATGGTGGATACGCCAAGCCATCAGTCGTGCTATCGCGGATCAAGCCAGAACCATACGCATACCGATACATATGATAGAGACGATAAATCGTATAAATAAAATCAATCGAAAATATATGCAAGAAGAGGGTAAAGAGCCAGATGTCAGCATCATCGCAAAAGAGGTTGGATTAAGCGTAGATAAAGTAAAACAAGTCATCAAGATCACAAAAGAGCCTATCAGTCTTGAAGCCCCTATCGCAAACGAAGAAGACGGTAAATTTGGTGATTTTGTTGAAGATAAAAGTTCACTTTCGCCGATGGATCAAATTTTAAAAAGCGATCTTAGAGAGCAGATAGATGATGTATTATCCCAACTAAATGATCGTGAAAAAGCGGTTATATGTATGAGATTTGGACTTCTTGATGATGAGAGCGATCGTACACTTGAAGAAATCGGCAAAGCACTAAATGTAACTCGTGAGCGTGTACGCCAGATCGAAAGCTCAGCAATAAAGAAGCTAAAACACCCAAAAGTTGGCAGAAAGCTTAAAAACTATATAGAAGGTTAG
- a CDS encoding branched-chain amino acid transporter permease — translation MISVSSSEGLIFTAVIASAIATYLTRAVPFWLFKKDKKRGGWLLGVERYMGLMIMVLLIFYALKDTKFDVYPYGLSEIAGVLAAVLFHIKFNNALLSIVVSTAIYIVFIRNL, via the coding sequence ATGATAAGCGTATCGTCAAGCGAAGGGCTTATATTTACCGCAGTTATCGCAAGTGCAATAGCTACGTATCTAACTCGTGCTGTGCCGTTTTGGCTGTTTAAAAAAGATAAAAAGCGTGGCGGTTGGCTACTTGGCGTGGAGCGATATATGGGCCTTATGATAATGGTTCTACTCATTTTTTACGCATTAAAAGATACAAAATTTGACGTTTATCCATATGGGCTTAGCGAGATAGCAGGTGTTTTAGCAGCGGTTTTGTTTCATATCAAATTTAACAATGCCTTGCTTAGTATCGTTGTTTCTACTGCTATTTATATAGTATTTATTAGAAATTTATAA
- a CDS encoding amino acid ABC transporter permease: MGGLLVSIQISAVSIIISIIGGLVLGVLMSFKNKFIYFSLKICLEIVRIMPTIVWLFLFYFGLSKALNTHISAFTASLLVFSIWGVFEMMDIVRGAITSIPKHQFESATSLGLNKTQIYIHVIIPLAMRRLVPGAVNLLSRMIKTTSIVVLIGVIEVVKVGQQIIERSVFTNNMAPFWVYGFIFFLYFIICYPISKFSKKLEQKWVV; the protein is encoded by the coding sequence ATGGGTGGACTGCTTGTAAGCATACAAATTTCGGCCGTATCTATCATAATCTCTATCATCGGTGGCTTGGTTCTTGGTGTTTTGATGAGTTTTAAAAATAAATTTATATATTTTAGCCTTAAAATTTGCCTTGAGATAGTGCGGATAATGCCAACTATCGTTTGGTTATTTTTATTCTATTTTGGTTTAAGCAAAGCATTAAATACGCATATCAGTGCATTTACCGCCTCACTTTTAGTTTTTAGTATCTGGGGCGTGTTTGAGATGATGGATATCGTACGCGGAGCGATCACATCCATACCAAAGCACCAATTCGAGAGTGCCACCTCGCTTGGGTTAAATAAGACGCAAATTTACATTCACGTCATCATCCCGCTTGCGATGAGACGACTAGTTCCTGGTGCGGTAAATTTATTAAGCCGTATGATAAAAACAACATCCATAGTCGTTTTAATAGGTGTTATAGAGGTTGTTAAAGTCGGTCAGCAGATCATTGAAAGATCGGTATTTACGAATAATATGGCACCATTTTGGGTATATGGTTTTATCTTTTTTCTATACTTTATCATCTGCTACCCAATATCAAAGTTTTCTAAAAAATTAGAGCAAAAATGGGTGGTATAG
- a CDS encoding cysteine ABC transporter substrate-binding protein, whose protein sequence is MKKVIFSFLAIFAAVFLTGCGEDKVSNAQKDAVAVIKERGYIRIGVFSDKPPFGYVDKDGKNQGYDVYFAKRIAKDLLGDEGKVKFELVEAASRVEFLVADKVDLILANFTVTPERAKVVDFALPYMKVALGVVSPDGAIITDVSQLKGKKLLINKGTTADAFFTKNYPDIELVKFDQNTETFGALLDKRGDALAHDNTLLFAWAKENPGFNVGIGELGNKDSIAPAVKRGNEALLKWVNEEIVRLGQENFFHKNYETTLKPIYGDSVDPESVVVEGGKI, encoded by the coding sequence ATGAAAAAAGTGATTTTTTCATTTTTGGCAATATTCGCCGCCGTCTTTCTAACGGGTTGTGGTGAAGATAAAGTTTCCAACGCACAAAAGGATGCGGTGGCTGTTATAAAAGAGCGTGGGTATATACGCATAGGTGTTTTTAGCGACAAGCCGCCATTTGGCTATGTAGATAAAGACGGCAAAAATCAAGGATATGATGTCTACTTTGCAAAACGTATCGCAAAGGACTTGCTAGGTGATGAGGGCAAAGTAAAATTTGAACTAGTCGAGGCAGCAAGTAGGGTTGAGTTTTTAGTGGCCGACAAGGTCGATCTAATCCTTGCAAACTTTACCGTTACGCCTGAGCGTGCTAAGGTTGTGGATTTTGCTCTACCATATATGAAAGTCGCACTTGGTGTGGTTAGCCCTGATGGTGCGATTATAACTGATGTAAGTCAGCTAAAAGGCAAAAAACTGCTAATAAATAAAGGCACGACAGCTGATGCATTTTTCACTAAAAACTATCCTGATATAGAGCTAGTTAAATTTGATCAAAATACAGAGACTTTTGGTGCATTGCTAGATAAGCGTGGCGATGCGTTAGCACATGACAATACTTTGCTTTTTGCGTGGGCAAAAGAAAATCCAGGTTTTAACGTAGGTATCGGCGAACTAGGCAACAAAGATAGTATAGCCCCTGCGGTCAAAAGGGGTAACGAAGCTCTACTAAAATGGGTTAATGAAGAGATAGTAAGACTAGGTCAAGAAAACTTCTTCCATAAAAACTACGAGACTACACTAAAGCCGATATATGGTGACAGCGTAGATCCTGAATCTGTCGTAGTTGAAGGCGGCAAAATATAG
- a CDS encoding AzlC family ABC transporter permease, translating to MSFLQIFKITLPIMMGWVPLGIAFGLLAKNIGVSLFNTMALSAITFAGAAQFMVLSLLSVGTTIFEIVIVSYLVNLRHTFYGLALLKEYKNIKFKFFNIFALTDESFALFKTINISDDNERSRVFSWINLLTYLSWVFGTAVGFVSGELIRIDYSGIEFCLTSLFIVLAIEMFKSERNFKILSFACLIGVLSVAFLPSKFMLLGAIFACFLFIVIFEDRL from the coding sequence ATGTCTTTTTTACAAATTTTTAAGATAACTCTGCCTATTATGATGGGTTGGGTGCCACTTGGTATTGCATTTGGACTCTTAGCTAAAAATATCGGTGTTAGTTTGTTTAACACAATGGCACTTAGTGCTATCACTTTTGCGGGTGCAGCTCAATTTATGGTGCTATCACTTTTAAGTGTTGGCACTACGATATTTGAGATCGTTATAGTTTCATATCTAGTAAATTTACGACATACATTTTATGGACTTGCACTCTTAAAAGAGTATAAAAATATAAAATTTAAATTTTTTAATATCTTTGCACTTACAGATGAGAGCTTTGCACTCTTTAAAACAATAAATATTTCTGATGATAATGAGAGAAGTAGGGTATTTAGCTGGATTAATTTGCTTACCTATCTTTCGTGGGTCTTTGGCACAGCCGTGGGATTTGTCTCTGGTGAGCTTATACGTATTGATTACAGCGGTATTGAGTTTTGTCTGACTTCGCTTTTTATAGTTTTAGCCATAGAGATGTTTAAAAGTGAGAGAAATTTTAAAATATTGTCGTTTGCTTGTTTAATCGGCGTTCTTAGCGTAGCATTTTTACCGAGTAAATTTATGCTACTTGGAGCAATATTTGCCTGTTTTTTATTTATTGTTATATTTGAGGATAGGTTATGA
- a CDS encoding amino acid ABC transporter ATP-binding protein — protein sequence MQYLLQLKNINKFYGELHALNGINLDVKQGEVVVLLGPSGCGKSTTLRCINGLEDIQDGEIIINGDVVTKEYKNWTKMRQRVGMVFQSYELFDHMNVIENILLGPVKAQGRKRSEVETEADMWLEKVGLSEKKYAYPKELSGGQKQRIAIVRALCMNPELMLFDEVTAALDPEIVREVLDVILNLAHEGMTMLIVTHEMAFARAVANRIVFMDGGKIIEENTPDEFFTAPKTERARKFLNLFSF from the coding sequence ATGCAGTATTTATTGCAACTTAAAAATATTAATAAATTTTATGGCGAACTACACGCACTAAATGGTATAAATTTAGATGTTAAACAAGGAGAAGTAGTCGTCTTGCTAGGACCTTCTGGATGTGGTAAAAGCACTACTTTACGCTGTATAAACGGACTTGAAGACATACAAGACGGTGAGATAATCATAAATGGCGATGTTGTGACAAAAGAGTATAAAAACTGGACAAAGATGCGTCAGCGTGTGGGTATGGTCTTTCAAAGTTATGAGCTTTTTGATCATATGAATGTGATAGAAAATATCTTATTAGGGCCTGTAAAGGCACAGGGTCGCAAACGTAGCGAAGTAGAAACTGAGGCTGATATGTGGCTAGAAAAAGTGGGGCTAAGTGAGAAAAAATACGCCTATCCAAAAGAGCTAAGCGGTGGACAAAAGCAACGTATAGCTATAGTAAGAGCCTTATGTATGAACCCTGAGCTTATGCTATTTGACGAAGTTACAGCCGCACTTGATCCCGAGATAGTGCGTGAGGTGCTTGATGTTATATTAAATTTAGCTCACGAGGGGATGACAATGCTTATCGTAACACATGAGATGGCATTTGCTCGTGCAGTAGCAAATCGTATAGTTTTTATGGATGGCGGAAAGATAATAGAAGAAAACACGCCTGATGAGTTTTTCACCGCTCCAAAGACTGAGCGTGCGAGAAAGTTTTTAAATTTATTCTCATTTTGA